The sequence below is a genomic window from Anaerocolumna chitinilytica.
CTAGAATTAATCTTATTGGTTTTTAGCTCTCCTTTACACTCCAATCCAGTTACTTTAGTTCCGTCAACCATTTCTCCTGATTGACTTACCGTTTCTGTTTTTGGTGTAATAGTTGCCTTTACGCTCTGTACCTCCTGAATTAAGTCACCATCCAGCCAAAGGTATCCATGTGTACCATTAATTACTTTACTTTCATCGTAAGCCATGCTATCCCTCCTTAGATATTAATGCTTAAGGTAATATCCTCTATTGCGTCCAGGATACTAATTGTCGATTTAAGAAATACCTGGCTTCCAGTGTTATATGCCTTGATTTCGTCATCGTTCATGGTATCCGTGTTAACTCCAGTTCCCTTTAAATAGGCTCTCTGTGCTGCAATATCAATTCCTACTGAGTACCCACCAAGAACACCGTCCAGCATAAGCTGGTCGAAATAGCCGCTGATAGCGGACATTAACAAGCACTTATTATCATAACTATTTGAATACTTACCAAGATAATTATCCTGAGCAGTCATTTTGATGTCGGTGTAAATCATGTCCATTGCATCAACAAGCTTAATTTTCTTGAAATCTGCTCCTTTGTCTTCGTTCGTTGTGACAAGGCTGTTAACCCCTCTGCCAACTTTTACTTTTTCGCCATCAAAATATATAATAAATTTTCCTGCGTTGATCGCTGTATCCATATCTGCGTTAGTCAAATGGCTGCAGTCTACAAGTTCATTTAACGGTGCGTATGTACAGCTAATTGTAAGCGGCGTTCCTGCAATTAATCCAGCTATTCGGGAACAATATTCCTCCGTTGTGAAGGTTTCTTCTCCATCTGTCATACTTGCAGTGGCAAAATTTACGATACCTTCGTTATCTGCTGCTGTATTTGGCAATACAGCCTTACACATTTTTCCTCCGGTCCGCTGTCCTTTAATCCAGGTTGCTACTTCCTGTGTTTTTCCGTCCGTTGCCACGGTCGGTATTGCCATGTAGTCAAAACTTGTATGAGCAAAATAGTTGTATGCTTCGGTATAATTGACTCCGTCTGCTTC
It includes:
- a CDS encoding phage tail sheath subtilisin-like domain-containing protein → MGMPSINISFKETAIASMERAERGIVALILKEETVPASNPIAVLSPADIPTGISDFNKKQINLTLMGYVKSPKKVICFFVDDDEADGVNYTEAYNYFAHTSFDYMAIPTVATDGKTQEVATWIKGQRTGGKMCKAVLPNTAADNEGIVNFATASMTDGEETFTTEEYCSRIAGLIAGTPLTISCTYAPLNELVDCSHLTNADMDTAINAGKFIIYFDGEKVKVGRGVNSLVTTNEDKGADFKKIKLVDAMDMIYTDIKMTAQDNYLGKYSNSYDNKCLLMSAISGYFDQLMLDGVLGGYSVGIDIAAQRAYLKGTGVNTDTMNDDEIKAYNTGSQVFLKSTISILDAIEDITLSINI